A genome region from Gemmatimonadota bacterium includes the following:
- a CDS encoding creatininase family protein, with amino-acid sequence MYLKHMLPHQLREAVERSDPLLVPAGCIETHGPHMAIGHDTIIVEEICARVAKRLDAVISPPFDFGPTGYALGGPEDGTIDPDYDAFGSYVKSILRNFLEMGFGRIYVIIMHQGMEAPLALAFKKAAAELSFEMVLVEGKPRGWWADAKMSREELRFGRIQVHPMILPAASPPAGGDHAGYNETSFLLAAHPELVDQGQLDENAPWYCRQDEERNSWTANAAHGEAMVEAVVDAWVELLQR; translated from the coding sequence ATGTACCTGAAGCACATGCTTCCCCATCAACTGCGCGAGGCCGTGGAACGAAGCGACCCGCTGCTCGTACCCGCCGGCTGCATCGAGACCCACGGTCCCCACATGGCCATCGGTCACGACACGATCATCGTGGAAGAGATCTGCGCGCGCGTGGCGAAGCGCCTGGACGCGGTCATCTCGCCGCCCTTCGATTTCGGCCCCACCGGTTACGCCCTGGGCGGACCCGAGGACGGCACCATCGACCCCGATTACGATGCCTTCGGTTCGTACGTCAAGTCGATCCTGCGCAACTTCCTGGAGATGGGCTTCGGGCGGATCTACGTGATCATCATGCACCAGGGCATGGAAGCCCCGCTGGCACTGGCCTTCAAGAAGGCCGCGGCGGAACTGTCCTTCGAAATGGTCCTGGTCGAAGGCAAGCCGCGGGGATGGTGGGCGGATGCCAAAATGTCCAGGGAGGAACTCCGTTTCGGCAGGATCCAGGTCCACCCCATGATCCTTCCCGCCGCGTCCCCGCCCGCCGGCGGCGACCACGCCGGGTACAACGAGACTTCCTTCCTGCTGGCCGCGCACCCGGAACTGGTGGACCAGGGGCAGCTGGACGAGAACGCGCCGTGGTATTGCCGACAGGACGAAGAACGGAACAGCTGGACGGCCAACGCGGCCCATGGGGAGGCCATGGTCGAGGCGGTCGTCGACGCGTGGGTCGAACTACTGCAGCGCTGA